A part of Liolophura sinensis isolate JHLJ2023 chromosome 1, CUHK_Ljap_v2, whole genome shotgun sequence genomic DNA contains:
- the LOC135479764 gene encoding uncharacterized protein LOC135479764, with protein sequence MEADRENLEVAGTWKNGPGVRYASSSRSSQRFDSRLCTPVSRTGEEEADTLQQKHNVTVPSLSQDTPQAQNKTKAKKKRRQKTFSFDDDRELEKKRQKETEKFLQIYQDLHKIRDHFYDEYMMALRKKITQQQKDIKERDAARERLRQAKLQQEKLLTHQMHKKLERHEFTHDDSFLKKIPKTQLFKIVQLEDKLRKKGTLKYNCEVDEFWTAIRKNPTVFNCYLEKLNTDGGSQSLFRKRLNSAQKEALDKLGEEWRSQPSESVTPRSTPGRKDSWAITQMYPHQQKRPSTRSSRRSSNASPSKQAASDLEKRCPKMVMPDLYCFKMDLSRKLPDPLEMLQSAKVQAKDHERKKYLRALHKMHQLAVTHQAASDRILQSHKGDLDMMYGGPDINDVIDVNFAVGQPVIVPDDTQSEGVFTSEEVTGSLAQPSVTSSHPLMDNSEEQEKDVVVAEDSNYLAALPAPPKPTPLTLEEVKDSCKVVEAQCNSVYWNNYLRAGKPVSI encoded by the exons ATG GAAGCAGACAGGGAAAACTTGGAAGTGGCAGGTACATGGAAAAATGGGCCTGGGGTAAGGTATGCATCCTCCTCCAGGAGCAGTCAACGGTTTGACTCTCGCCTCTGCACACCTGTTAGTCGTACCGGTGAGGAGGAGGCAGACACTCTCCAGCAGAAACACAATGTCACTGTTCCCAGCCTATCTCAGGATACCCCTCAG gcacaaaataaaaccaaagcaaagAAAAAGAGAAGGCAGAAGACATTTAGCTTTGATGATGACCGAGAGCTAGAAAAAAAGAGACAGAAGGAAACG GAAAAATTCCTTCAAATATATCAAGATTTACACAAGATACGTGACCATTTCTATGATGAGTATATGATGGCACTGAGAAAGAAGATTACCCAACAGCAGAAAGATATTAAAGAAAGAGATGCTGCCAGAGAGAGATTGAGACAAGCCAAACTGCAACAAGAG aaattgcTGACTCACCAGATGCATAAGAAACTAGAGCGCCATGAGTTCACCCACGATGACTCCTTCTTGAAAAAAATACCCAAGACACAGTTGTTTAAG ATTGTTCAGTTAGAAGATAAACTGAGGAAAAAGGGAACACTGAAGTATAATTGTGAAGTGGATGAATTCTGGACAGCAATTCGTAAAAATCCAACAgtctttaattgttatttggAAAAACTGAATACCGATG GAGGGTCACAGTCTTTGTTCCGTAAGCGATTAAACTCCGCCCAGAAGGAAGCCCTGGACAAACTTGGTGAGGAATGGCGGAGTCAGCCTTCTGAGAGTGTCACACCGCGGTCCACCCCTGGGCGCAAAGACAGCTGGGCCATCACACAAATGTACCCACATCAACAAAAG CGTCCCTCTACTAGAAGCAGCAGAAGAAGTTCTAATGCATCTCCTTCAAAACAAGCGGCAAGTGACCTTGAAAAACGCTGTCCCAAG ATGGTGATGCCAGACTTGTACTGTTTTAAGATGGATTTGTCACGGAAATTACCTGATCCTCTGGAG atgCTTCAAAGTGCTAAAGTCCAAGCAAAGGatcatgagagaaaaaaatatctgaGAGCTCTTCACAAAATGCATCAGTTGGCTGTCACTCACCAAGCTGCCTCTGATAG GATACTTCAGAGTCACAAGGGAGATCTGGACATGATGTATGGAGGACCTGACATCAATGATGTT ATTGATGTTAACTTTGCGGTTGGTCAACCGGTCATTGTGCCTGATGACACACAGTCTGAGGGAGTGTTTACCTCGGAGGAAGTTACTGGCAGTCTTGCCCAACCCTCGGTGACATCCTCCCATCCCCTAATGGACAACTCAGAGGAACAGGAAAAAGACGTTGTTGTTGC GGAGGATTCGAATTACCTAGCTGCTCTGCCTGCCCCACCCAAACCTACACCCCTCACACTGGAAGAAGTCAAAGACAGCTGCAAAGTTGTT